From Pseudomonas poae, the proteins below share one genomic window:
- a CDS encoding sensor domain-containing diguanylate cyclase, with protein MSQHRVRTPPAHPERLLILGSGLTVALIVIIVAALLIREHSSTLQAAKRSTTNIAQLINADVLRNVELYDLALTGLIAATQREDLSPVAANIQHLVQFDLSTAAPFKGEVLLLDAGGNVIADSSTLQPTPRNFANRDYFQAHAKDAQVGLFISRPFKIHCNCDQVWRMAFSRRVSGPHGEFAGVAVATMRLAYFDQLFSTLTIGNGSSVNLLNNKGILLAQQPLLERDMIDKDLSERPNFKRMLREGNGSFQAISAVSGQERLYTFTNVGKLPLIVVVALSSQDVFAPWKRAALLTSGATGILCVGLLWLTWMLRRELRRRYRAERVLSELAATDALTGLANRRVLDERLRLEWDRAQRSTEPLTVLMIDVDHFKAFNDRHGHQGGDLALRTVAQVIGSNIRRPADLAARYGGEEFAVVLPVTDAKGAMVIAEHIRSSVEHLPRVAQSERPITVSIGMSTWDKSRRMSLEALLLSADQALYEAKHTGRNRIVEAATL; from the coding sequence ATGAGTCAACACCGTGTTCGTACCCCACCTGCACACCCGGAGCGTTTGCTGATTCTCGGCAGCGGCCTGACTGTCGCCCTGATTGTGATCATCGTCGCAGCACTGCTGATCCGCGAACACAGCAGCACTCTGCAGGCGGCCAAACGCTCAACCACCAATATTGCCCAACTGATCAACGCCGACGTACTGCGAAACGTCGAGCTATATGACTTGGCCCTCACAGGGCTGATTGCGGCCACGCAACGCGAAGACCTGTCCCCGGTTGCCGCGAATATCCAGCATCTGGTGCAGTTCGACTTGTCCACAGCCGCACCGTTCAAGGGCGAAGTGCTGTTGCTGGATGCCGGCGGCAATGTCATTGCAGACTCATCGACCCTGCAGCCTACGCCGCGCAATTTTGCCAACCGCGATTATTTTCAGGCACATGCAAAGGACGCCCAGGTCGGTTTGTTTATCAGCCGTCCGTTCAAGATCCATTGCAACTGCGACCAGGTATGGCGGATGGCATTCAGCCGTCGCGTGTCGGGCCCCCATGGTGAATTCGCCGGCGTGGCGGTGGCGACCATGCGCCTGGCGTATTTCGATCAGCTGTTCAGCACCCTGACCATCGGCAACGGCAGCAGCGTCAACCTGCTCAACAACAAAGGTATTCTGCTGGCCCAGCAGCCACTGCTTGAACGCGACATGATCGACAAGGACCTGAGCGAGCGACCGAACTTCAAGCGCATGCTGCGTGAAGGCAATGGCAGCTTCCAGGCCATCTCGGCGGTCAGTGGCCAGGAGCGCCTGTACACCTTCACCAATGTCGGCAAACTGCCGCTGATTGTGGTGGTGGCGCTGTCCAGCCAGGATGTATTCGCCCCCTGGAAGCGCGCCGCGCTGTTGACCAGCGGCGCTACCGGCATTCTCTGCGTTGGCCTGCTGTGGCTGACCTGGATGCTGCGCCGGGAATTGCGCCGTCGTTATCGTGCTGAACGCGTGCTGTCAGAACTGGCAGCCACCGACGCCCTGACCGGCCTGGCCAATCGGCGCGTGCTGGATGAACGCCTGCGCCTGGAATGGGACCGCGCTCAGCGCTCCACCGAACCACTGACGGTGCTGATGATCGACGTGGACCACTTCAAGGCCTTCAACGACCGCCACGGCCATCAAGGCGGTGATTTGGCGCTGCGTACGGTGGCGCAAGTGATCGGCAGCAACATCCGCCGCCCGGCCGACCTGGCGGCACGCTATGGCGGTGAGGAGTTTGCGGTGGTGTTACCAGTGACCGATGCCAAAGGCGCGATGGTCATTGCCGAGCATATCCGCAGCAGCGTCGAACACTTGCCTCGGGTGGCACAGAGCGAGCGGCCGATCACGGTGAGCATTGGTATGAGTACCTGGGATAAAAGCCGGCGCATGTCCCTGGAGGCGTTGCTGCTCAGTGCGGATCAAGCGTTGTATGAAGCCAAGCACACCGGGCGCAATCGAATTGTGGAGGCTGCGACACTCTAA
- a CDS encoding IS481 family transposase: MPWDTRDAMSLKEEFVALAGQPGSNKRELCRRFGISPQTAYKWLNRYATLGHSGLQDKSRKPATSPKLTTPALEAQVISLRQDHPAWGGRTISSLLKKQIAPSTVTNVLHRHGLIQPATKEQEAKLRFEHDAPNNLWQMDFKGHFPTQEGRCHPLTLLDDHSRFSLAIHACDNERGATVKERLTEVFQRFGLPARINVDNGPPWGSPRNPGEITELSIWLIRLGIRISFSRPYHPQTNGKIERFHRSLKAEVLEGRQFSTLKEAQAAFDRWRDVYNLQRPHQALDYKVPMDRYRASPWAYPQQLPTFEYGPDDVLAKAYHSRFRFQKRYFSIAKGLAGHHIAIRPNTEGDGLFDVFFCHHFLRTIDVSKPDYGP; the protein is encoded by the coding sequence ATGCCCTGGGACACGAGAGATGCCATGAGCCTGAAAGAAGAGTTTGTTGCCTTAGCAGGGCAACCCGGCAGCAACAAACGAGAACTGTGCCGACGGTTCGGTATCAGTCCGCAGACGGCCTACAAGTGGCTTAACCGCTACGCGACGCTCGGCCATTCGGGGCTGCAAGATAAATCCCGAAAACCGGCTACCAGCCCCAAGCTGACCACGCCGGCCCTGGAAGCGCAGGTCATATCGCTCAGACAAGACCATCCAGCATGGGGTGGGCGCACGATCAGCAGCCTCTTGAAAAAGCAGATTGCTCCCAGCACCGTTACCAATGTCCTGCACCGGCACGGGCTGATTCAGCCGGCTACGAAGGAGCAAGAGGCAAAGCTGAGATTTGAACACGACGCGCCCAACAATCTTTGGCAGATGGATTTCAAAGGGCATTTCCCGACGCAAGAAGGCAGATGCCATCCCCTGACTTTGCTGGACGACCATTCACGTTTCAGTTTGGCTATTCACGCTTGTGATAATGAGCGTGGAGCCACGGTGAAGGAAAGGTTGACCGAGGTATTCCAGCGCTTCGGATTACCGGCTCGCATCAACGTTGATAACGGACCGCCTTGGGGCTCTCCACGTAACCCTGGTGAAATCACAGAGCTGAGTATCTGGTTGATTCGTCTGGGTATTCGGATCAGTTTCAGCCGTCCTTACCACCCACAAACCAATGGAAAGATTGAGCGTTTCCATCGCTCACTCAAGGCCGAAGTACTTGAAGGGCGTCAGTTTTCCACGCTCAAGGAAGCTCAAGCAGCATTTGATCGGTGGCGTGATGTTTATAACCTGCAACGGCCCCATCAGGCGCTGGACTACAAGGTGCCTATGGACCGGTATAGGGCCAGCCCATGGGCTTATCCGCAACAGTTACCAACCTTTGAGTACGGACCGGACGACGTATTAGCCAAGGCTTATCACAGCCGTTTTCGTTTTCAGAAACGCTACTTCAGCATCGCCAAAGGTTTGGCTGGGCATCACATCGCAATACGGCCCAACACTGAAGGTGATGGACTGTTTGACGTGTTTTTCTGCCATCACTTCCTACGAACGATCGACGTGAGCAAACCTGACTATGGTCCATAA
- the murC gene encoding UDP-N-acetylmuramate--L-alanine ligase, which yields MVENQKAMPHPEMRRIRRIHFVGIGGVGMCGIAEVLLNLGYQVSGSDLKESPVTERLKSFGAQIFIGHRAENAAEADVLVVSSAVNTSNPEVATALERRIPVVPRAEMLAELMRYRHGIAVAGTHGKTTTTSLIASVFAAGGLDPTFVIGGRLNAAGTNAQLGTSRYLIAEADESDASFLHLQPLVAVVTNIDEDHMATYDGDFNKLKKTFVEFLHNLPFYGLAVVCLDDPVVREILPLVKRPTVTYGFSEDADVRAINVRQEGMQTFFTVLRPDREPLDVSVNMPGNHNVLNSLATICIASDEGVSDEAIVEGLSRFAGVGRRFQVYGQLPVDGGDVMLVDDYGHHPTEVAAVIKAVRGGWPERRLVMIYQPHRYSRTRDLYDDFVNVLADANVLLLMEVYPAGEEPIPGADSRKLCNSIRQRGQLDPIYIERGVDLAPIVKPLLRAGDILLCQGAGDIGGLAPKLLASPLFAAAKGKSK from the coding sequence ATGGTTGAGAATCAGAAAGCCATGCCGCACCCGGAGATGCGCCGCATCCGTCGCATCCACTTCGTCGGTATCGGCGGCGTGGGCATGTGCGGTATTGCCGAAGTGTTGCTGAACCTGGGTTACCAAGTGTCCGGCTCCGACTTGAAAGAGTCGCCGGTCACCGAGCGCCTGAAGTCCTTTGGCGCGCAGATTTTTATCGGCCACCGCGCCGAGAACGCCGCCGAGGCCGACGTTCTGGTGGTGTCCAGCGCCGTGAACACCTCCAACCCGGAAGTGGCCACCGCCCTTGAGCGCCGCATTCCTGTGGTGCCACGTGCCGAGATGCTGGCCGAGCTGATGCGCTATCGCCACGGCATCGCCGTTGCCGGTACGCACGGCAAGACCACCACCACCAGCCTGATTGCCTCGGTGTTCGCCGCCGGTGGCCTGGACCCGACCTTCGTGATCGGTGGCCGCCTGAATGCAGCCGGCACCAATGCGCAACTCGGTACCAGCCGCTACCTGATCGCCGAAGCCGATGAAAGCGATGCGAGCTTCCTGCACCTGCAACCGCTGGTCGCCGTGGTCACCAACATCGACGAAGACCACATGGCGACCTACGACGGTGACTTCAACAAGTTGAAGAAAACCTTCGTCGAGTTCCTGCACAACCTGCCGTTCTACGGTTTGGCCGTGGTGTGCCTGGACGACCCGGTAGTGCGCGAAATTCTGCCGCTGGTCAAGCGTCCGACCGTGACCTATGGCTTCAGCGAAGACGCTGACGTGCGCGCCATCAATGTGCGCCAGGAAGGCATGCAAACCTTCTTCACCGTGCTGCGCCCCGACCGCGAGCCGCTGGACGTTTCGGTGAACATGCCGGGCAATCACAACGTGCTCAACTCCCTGGCGACCATCTGCATCGCATCCGATGAAGGCGTCAGCGATGAAGCCATCGTTGAAGGTCTGTCGCGTTTTGCCGGTGTCGGCCGTCGCTTCCAAGTCTACGGCCAACTGCCGGTAGACGGCGGCGATGTGATGCTGGTGGACGACTACGGCCACCACCCAACCGAAGTTGCAGCGGTGATCAAAGCCGTACGTGGAGGCTGGCCGGAGCGCCGCCTGGTGATGATCTACCAGCCGCACCGCTACAGCCGCACCCGCGACCTGTACGACGATTTCGTCAATGTATTGGCCGATGCCAACGTGCTGCTGCTGATGGAAGTTTACCCGGCCGGTGAAGAACCGATCCCGGGCGCCGACAGCCGCAAGCTGTGCAACAGCATCCGCCAGCGCGGCCAGTTGGACCCGATCTACATCGAGCGCGGTGTAGACCTGGCCCCTATCGTCAAGCCGCTGCTGCGCGCCGGTGACATCCTGCTGTGCCAGGGTGCCGGTGATATCGGTGGCCTTGCGCCTAAATTGCTGGCGAGCCCGCTGTTTGCAGCGGCCAAGGGGAAGTCGAAATGA
- the lpxC gene encoding UDP-3-O-acyl-N-acetylglucosamine deacetylase: MIKQRTLKNIIRATGVGLHSGEKVYLTLKPAPVDTGIVFVRADLDPVVQIPARAENVGETTMSTTLVNGDVKVDTVEHLLSAMAGLGIDNAYVELSASEVPIMDGSAGPFVFLIQSAGLEEQDAAKKFIRILREVTVEDGDKRATFVPFEGFKVSFEIDFDHPVFRDRTQSASVDFSSTSFVKEVSRARTFGFMSDIEYLRKHNLALGGSVENAIVVDADGVLNEDGLRYEDEFVKHKILDAIGDLYLLGNSLIGEFKGFKSGHALNNQLLRKLIEQTDAWEVVTFEDASTAPISYMRPVAAV, encoded by the coding sequence ATGATTAAACAACGCACCCTGAAGAATATTATTCGTGCCACAGGTGTAGGTCTGCACTCCGGGGAGAAGGTATACCTGACCCTCAAGCCTGCACCTGTCGACACCGGCATCGTGTTTGTGCGTGCCGACCTGGACCCTGTGGTGCAGATTCCTGCACGCGCGGAAAACGTTGGCGAAACCACGATGTCGACCACATTGGTCAACGGTGACGTCAAGGTGGACACGGTGGAGCACTTGCTCTCGGCCATGGCCGGTTTGGGCATCGATAACGCCTACGTCGAGCTCTCCGCGTCCGAAGTCCCGATCATGGATGGCAGCGCTGGACCCTTCGTATTCTTGATTCAATCTGCCGGCCTGGAAGAACAGGACGCAGCCAAGAAGTTCATTCGCATTCTGCGGGAAGTGACAGTAGAAGACGGCGACAAGCGCGCCACCTTCGTCCCGTTCGAAGGCTTTAAAGTGAGCTTTGAGATCGATTTCGATCACCCGGTATTCCGTGACCGCACCCAAAGTGCAAGCGTGGATTTTTCCAGCACTTCGTTCGTAAAAGAAGTCAGCCGCGCCCGTACCTTTGGTTTCATGAGTGACATCGAGTACCTGCGCAAGCACAACCTCGCACTCGGCGGCAGCGTTGAAAACGCCATTGTGGTCGACGCGGATGGTGTACTGAACGAAGACGGCCTTCGCTACGAAGACGAGTTCGTGAAGCACAAGATCCTCGATGCAATCGGTGACCTCTACCTGCTGGGCAATAGCCTGATAGGCGAGTTCAAAGGCTTCAAGTCGGGCCACGCCCTTAACAACCAGCTGCTGCGCAAGTTGATTGAGCAGACAGACGCTTGGGAAGTTGTGACCTTCGAAGATGCCAGCACCGCACCGATCTCTTACATGCGTCCCGTTGCGGCGGTGTAA
- the ftsA gene encoding cell division protein FtsA: protein MANVQSGKMIVGLDIGTSKVVALVGEVGEDGTIEIVGIGTHPSRGLKKGVVVNIESTVQSIQRAIEEAQLMAGCRIHSAFVGVAGNHIRSLNSHGIVAIRDREVSSADLERVLDAAQAVAIPADQRVLHTLPQDYVIDNQEGVREPLGMSGVRLEAKVHVVTCAVNAAQNIEKCVRRCGLEIDDIILEQLASAYSVLTDDEKELGVCLVDIGGGTTDIAIFTEGAIRHTAVIPIAGDQVTNDIAMALRTPTQYAEEIKIRYACALAKLAGAGETIKVPSVGDRPPRELSRQALAEVVEPRYDELFTLIQAELRRSGYEDLIPAGIVLTGGTSKMEGAVELAEEIFHMPVRLGVPHGVKGLGDVVRNPIYSTGVGLLLYGLQKQTDGISLSGPSNRDSYRSDDEAKAPLFERLQAWVKGNF, encoded by the coding sequence ATGGCAAACGTGCAAAGCGGCAAAATGATCGTCGGTCTCGATATCGGCACCTCCAAGGTGGTGGCGCTGGTGGGCGAGGTCGGGGAAGACGGCACGATCGAAATCGTCGGTATTGGCACGCATCCGTCCCGGGGCCTGAAGAAGGGCGTGGTGGTGAACATCGAGTCCACCGTGCAATCGATCCAGCGCGCTATCGAAGAAGCGCAGCTGATGGCCGGTTGCCGGATTCACTCGGCGTTCGTTGGCGTTGCGGGTAACCATATCCGCAGCCTGAACTCCCACGGCATCGTGGCGATCCGCGACCGCGAAGTCAGCTCGGCCGACCTTGAGCGCGTCCTCGACGCTGCCCAAGCCGTGGCGATCCCGGCTGACCAGCGCGTGCTGCATACCCTGCCGCAGGACTACGTGATCGATAACCAGGAAGGCGTTCGCGAGCCTTTGGGCATGTCCGGCGTACGTCTGGAAGCCAAGGTTCACGTGGTGACCTGCGCCGTCAACGCCGCACAGAACATTGAAAAATGCGTGCGCCGCTGCGGCCTGGAAATCGACGACATTATTCTTGAGCAGTTGGCTTCGGCCTACTCGGTACTGACCGACGACGAGAAAGAGCTGGGCGTGTGCCTGGTCGACATCGGCGGCGGCACCACCGACATCGCGATCTTCACCGAAGGTGCGATCCGTCACACCGCCGTGATCCCGATTGCCGGCGACCAGGTCACCAACGACATCGCCATGGCGCTGCGTACACCGACCCAGTACGCCGAAGAAATCAAGATCCGCTACGCCTGTGCGCTGGCCAAACTGGCCGGTGCCGGTGAAACCATCAAAGTGCCAAGCGTCGGCGACCGTCCACCGCGTGAGCTGTCGCGCCAGGCCCTGGCCGAAGTGGTCGAGCCGCGTTATGACGAGCTGTTCACCCTGATCCAGGCTGAACTGCGTCGCAGCGGCTACGAAGATTTGATCCCGGCCGGCATCGTGCTGACCGGCGGCACCTCGAAGATGGAAGGCGCGGTCGAACTGGCCGAGGAAATCTTCCACATGCCGGTCCGCCTGGGCGTGCCCCATGGCGTCAAGGGCCTGGGCGACGTGGTGCGCAACCCGATTTATTCCACCGGTGTGGGCTTGCTGTTGTACGGGCTGCAAAAGCAGACCGACGGCATTTCCCTGTCGGGCCCGAGCAACCGTGACAGCTACCGCAGCGACGACGAGGCGAAAGCCCCGTTGTTCGAGCGGCTGCAGGCTTGGGTCAAGGGCAATTTCTAA
- a CDS encoding OprD family porin — protein MKNSLTLTPLFLAIAATIIPLAHAAAPPPADGFVEGSHLTINTRNYYMNRDRRDIHTDDSKEWGQGFLGTFESGYTQGPVGFGLDAHAMLGLKLDGGGGTDGSSILPYGSGNGKAPGSFSTAGGTLKMRAFDTELKAGDLFLNNPVIAGGMTRMLPQTFRGVSLTNHSVDGWMLEGGHASFTKLYNQSGHRRIGTSYGALPTNTDSQHMNWAGVSFSGIDGLTSNLYASELKDVWHQYYYDLDYTYALNDLVSLNPGLHYYHTQDTGQSLLGTIDNNTYSLHFTVGVGNHSVTAAYQRVNGNTPFDYIAQGDSVYLDNSQQYSDFNGPNERSWKLKYAYDFAGLGMPGLTSAVSYISGKTDLTKVDPQSRGYSAWYSADGKDAKHWERDIDLKYVVQGGKAKDLAVRLQWATNRGGNGYSAVDRDVDEYRVIVDYPINVF, from the coding sequence GTGAAGAACTCGCTAACGCTTACCCCGTTATTCCTCGCGATTGCAGCAACGATCATCCCCCTTGCCCACGCAGCAGCCCCCCCACCCGCCGACGGTTTCGTCGAAGGCTCACACCTCACGATCAACACCCGCAACTACTACATGAACCGCGACCGCCGCGACATCCACACCGACGACAGCAAGGAATGGGGCCAGGGCTTTCTCGGCACGTTCGAATCCGGCTACACCCAGGGCCCCGTCGGCTTCGGCCTCGACGCCCACGCCATGCTCGGGCTCAAGCTCGACGGCGGTGGCGGCACCGACGGTTCCAGCATCCTTCCGTACGGCAGCGGCAACGGCAAAGCGCCCGGCTCGTTCTCCACCGCGGGTGGCACCCTGAAAATGCGCGCCTTCGACACCGAGCTGAAGGCCGGCGACCTGTTCCTCAACAACCCGGTGATCGCCGGCGGCATGACCCGCATGCTGCCGCAGACCTTCCGTGGCGTGAGCCTGACCAACCACAGCGTCGACGGCTGGATGCTCGAAGGCGGCCATGCCAGCTTCACCAAGCTCTACAACCAGAGCGGCCATCGGCGCATCGGCACCAGCTACGGCGCCCTGCCGACCAACACCGACAGCCAGCACATGAACTGGGCCGGTGTGTCGTTCAGCGGTATTGATGGCCTGACCAGCAACCTGTACGCCTCCGAACTCAAGGACGTGTGGCACCAGTACTACTACGACCTGGACTACACCTACGCGCTCAATGACCTGGTCAGCCTCAACCCGGGCCTGCACTACTACCACACCCAGGACACCGGCCAGTCGTTGCTCGGCACTATCGACAACAACACCTACAGCCTGCATTTCACCGTGGGCGTGGGCAACCACAGCGTCACTGCCGCGTACCAGCGGGTCAATGGCAACACACCGTTTGACTACATCGCCCAAGGCGACAGTGTGTACCTGGACAACTCCCAGCAATACTCGGACTTCAACGGCCCCAACGAGCGCTCGTGGAAGCTCAAGTACGCCTACGACTTCGCGGGCCTCGGCATGCCCGGTCTGACCTCGGCGGTGTCCTACATCAGCGGCAAGACCGACCTGACCAAGGTTGACCCGCAAAGCCGTGGCTACAGCGCCTGGTATAGCGCCGACGGCAAGGACGCCAAGCACTGGGAACGGGATATCGACCTCAAATACGTGGTGCAAGGCGGCAAGGCCAAGGACTTGGCCGTGCGCCTGCAGTGGGCGACCAACCGGGGCGGCAATGGCTACTCGGCGGTAGACCGCGATGTGGATGAATACCGGGTGATCGTCGACTACCCGATCAACGTGTTCTGA
- the ftsZ gene encoding cell division protein FtsZ has translation MFELVDNIPASPVIKVIGVGGGGGNAVNHMVKSNIEGVEFICANTDAQALKSIGARTILQLGTAVTKGLGAGANPEVGRQAALEDRERIAEVLQGTNMVFITTGMGGGTGTGAAPIIAEVAKEMGILTVAVVTRPFPFEGRKRMQIADEGIRLLSESVDSLITIPNEKLLTILGKDASLLSAFAKADDVLAGAVRGISDIIKRPGMINVDFADVRTVMSEMGMAMMGTGCASGPNRAREATEAAIRNPLLEDVNLQGARGILVNITAGPDLSLGEYSDVGSIIEAFASEHAMVKVGTVIDPDMRDELHVTVVATGLGAKIEKPVKVIDNTLHNSQASHASQSAAAPAPSRQELPSVNYRDLDRPTVMRNQAQAGAAASRSPNPQDDLDYLDIPAFLRRQAD, from the coding sequence ATGTTCGAACTCGTAGACAACATCCCCGCCAGCCCGGTCATCAAAGTGATTGGTGTTGGTGGTGGCGGCGGCAACGCTGTCAACCATATGGTCAAGAGCAACATTGAAGGCGTTGAATTCATCTGCGCCAACACTGATGCCCAGGCGCTGAAAAGCATCGGCGCGCGGACCATCCTGCAATTGGGCACAGCCGTGACCAAGGGCCTCGGCGCCGGCGCCAACCCGGAAGTCGGCCGTCAAGCCGCTCTGGAAGACCGCGAGCGTATCGCTGAAGTGCTGCAAGGCACCAACATGGTGTTCATCACCACCGGCATGGGCGGCGGTACCGGTACCGGTGCAGCACCAATCATTGCCGAAGTGGCCAAGGAAATGGGGATTCTGACGGTTGCCGTCGTGACCCGTCCGTTCCCGTTCGAAGGCCGCAAGCGTATGCAGATCGCCGACGAAGGTATCCGTCTGCTGTCTGAAAGCGTCGACTCGTTGATCACCATTCCCAACGAGAAGCTGCTGACCATCCTGGGCAAGGACGCGAGCCTGCTGTCCGCGTTCGCCAAGGCTGACGATGTACTGGCGGGTGCCGTTCGCGGTATTTCCGACATCATCAAGCGCCCAGGCATGATCAACGTCGACTTTGCCGACGTACGTACCGTGATGAGCGAAATGGGCATGGCGATGATGGGCACTGGCTGCGCCAGCGGTCCTAACCGTGCACGTGAAGCCACCGAAGCGGCCATCCGCAACCCGTTGCTGGAAGACGTGAACCTGCAAGGCGCACGCGGCATCCTGGTGAACATCACCGCCGGTCCTGACCTGTCCCTGGGTGAGTACTCCGACGTGGGTAGCATCATCGAAGCCTTCGCTTCCGAGCACGCCATGGTCAAAGTCGGTACCGTTATCGATCCGGACATGCGCGACGAGCTGCACGTGACCGTGGTTGCGACCGGCCTGGGCGCTAAAATCGAGAAGCCTGTGAAGGTTATCGACAACACCCTGCATAACAGCCAAGCCAGCCACGCCAGCCAATCGGCTGCCGCTCCAGCGCCTTCGCGCCAGGAACTGCCGTCGGTAAACTACCGTGACCTGGACCGTCCGACCGTGATGCGCAACCAGGCTCAGGCCGGTGCTGCGGCGTCCCGTAGCCCGAATCCGCAAGATGATCTGGACTACCTGGACATCCCGGCATTCCTGCGTCGTCAGGCCGATTAA
- a CDS encoding cell division protein FtsQ/DivIB, which produces MKGASLRHQPPQAPSRKPVPRGASRMVAKEPMSARLPKANFGFLKALFWPVMLVVLGFGTYEGAQRLLPYADRPITKISVQGDLSYISQQAVQQRIGPYLAASFFTIDLAGMRSELEQMPWIAHAEVRRVWPDQVTIRLEEQLPVARWGDEALLNNQGQAFTPRELANYEHLPQLFGPQRAQQQVMQQYQALSQMLRPLGFSIARLELRERGSWFLTTGAGSSGPGIQLLLGRDRLVEKMRRFIAIYDKTLKEQITNIASVDLRYANGLAVGWREPAAPTAAQPAVAKN; this is translated from the coding sequence ATGAAAGGCGCATCGCTTCGTCATCAGCCCCCACAAGCACCGAGCCGCAAGCCGGTGCCTCGGGGTGCCAGCCGAATGGTGGCTAAAGAGCCGATGTCGGCGCGCCTGCCGAAAGCCAACTTTGGTTTCCTCAAGGCGCTTTTCTGGCCGGTAATGCTGGTGGTGTTGGGCTTCGGCACTTACGAGGGCGCGCAGCGTCTATTGCCGTATGCCGACCGGCCGATCACCAAGATCAGCGTGCAAGGCGACCTGAGCTACATCAGCCAGCAAGCGGTGCAGCAGCGCATTGGCCCGTACCTGGCGGCGAGCTTCTTTACCATCGACCTGGCCGGTATGCGCTCGGAGCTGGAACAGATGCCGTGGATCGCCCACGCCGAAGTCCGCCGTGTATGGCCGGACCAGGTGACGATCCGCCTGGAAGAGCAACTGCCCGTGGCCCGCTGGGGTGACGAAGCGCTGTTGAACAACCAGGGCCAGGCGTTCACCCCGCGTGAGCTGGCCAACTACGAGCACCTGCCGCAGCTGTTCGGGCCGCAGCGGGCGCAACAGCAAGTGATGCAGCAGTACCAGGCCCTGAGCCAGATGCTGCGGCCACTGGGCTTCTCCATTGCACGCCTGGAACTGCGTGAACGGGGCAGCTGGTTTTTGACGACCGGGGCAGGCAGTTCCGGCCCGGGCATCCAGTTGTTGCTGGGACGCGACCGCTTGGTGGAAAAGATGCGCCGTTTTATTGCCATCTACGACAAGACCTTGAAAGAACAGATTACGAACATTGCGAGCGTCGACCTGCGTTACGCCAACGGCCTGGCCGTCGGCTGGCGTGAACCGGCTGCGCCCACGGCAGCGCAACCCGCTGTCGCGAAGAATTAA
- a CDS encoding D-alanine--D-alanine ligase, producing MINDYGSLFSTIAPADFGRVAVLFGGKSAEREVSLKSGNAVLEALQSAGVNAFGIDVGDDFLARLQAEKIDRAFIILHGRGGEDGSMQGLLECAGIPYTGSGILASALAMDKLRTKQVWHSLGIPTPRHSVLCSEDDCISAAKELGLPLIVKPAHEGSSIGMAKVNSAAELIDAWKAASTYDSQVLVEQWIQGPEYTIATLRGQVLPPIALGTPHTFYDYDAKYVASDTQYRIPCGLDATKEQQLMDLTAKACEALGIAGWARADVMQDDQGNFWFLEVNTAPGMTDHSLVPMAARAAGLDFQQLVLAILAESIEPRG from the coding sequence ATGATCAACGACTACGGCTCCCTGTTCTCGACAATCGCACCTGCCGACTTCGGCCGCGTGGCGGTGCTGTTCGGCGGTAAAAGTGCCGAGCGCGAAGTGTCGCTCAAGTCCGGCAATGCCGTGCTCGAGGCGCTGCAAAGCGCCGGCGTGAATGCATTCGGTATCGACGTGGGCGATGACTTCCTCGCCCGTCTGCAGGCCGAGAAAATCGACCGTGCCTTCATCATTCTGCACGGCCGTGGCGGTGAAGACGGCAGCATGCAGGGCTTGCTGGAGTGCGCCGGCATCCCTTACACCGGCAGCGGCATCCTCGCTTCGGCGCTGGCCATGGACAAGTTGCGCACCAAGCAGGTGTGGCACAGCCTGGGTATTCCAACCCCGCGTCACAGCGTGTTGTGCAGTGAAGACGATTGTATTTCTGCAGCCAAGGAACTGGGCCTGCCTTTGATCGTCAAACCAGCCCATGAAGGCTCCAGTATCGGCATGGCTAAAGTGAACTCGGCCGCCGAATTGATCGACGCATGGAAAGCGGCAAGTACCTACGATTCGCAAGTGTTGGTGGAACAGTGGATTCAAGGCCCTGAGTACACCATCGCCACCCTGCGTGGCCAGGTATTGCCGCCTATCGCATTGGGCACGCCCCACACCTTTTACGACTACGACGCCAAGTACGTGGCTTCCGATACCCAGTACCGGATCCCGTGCGGCCTCGACGCAACCAAGGAACAGCAATTGATGGACCTCACGGCGAAAGCCTGTGAGGCGCTGGGTATCGCCGGGTGGGCACGGGCAGACGTGATGCAGGATGACCAAGGGAATTTCTGGTTCCTGGAAGTCAACACTGCACCGGGCATGACCGATCACAGCCTGGTACCTATGGCAGCCCGTGCTGCCGGCCTGGATTTCCAGCAGTTGGTGCTGGCGATCCTCGCCGAAAGCATTGAGCCAAGAGGCTAA